The window TTTTCGAAAGAAAGTGCGGTGTTTTTCATTGTTGTTGGGTTGGTGATTTTGCTTTCTGTTCGTGGGGCGAAAAGGCGCTGGGGGTTATTGATAACTCTGGGAACGGTGCTGGTGCTTTATCTGGGGGCACGGTTTTGGGTGCTGAAAAATTTTTTAGGAGTCAGTCCGGTAGCGAATTGGAATTCAATAGCATTACTGAGCCTGAACAGTTTTGGTCGCCAGTTAACATTTTTTCTCTTTCCGTTTCGCACCCCGCTGTTTTGGGGGCAGTTTACGCCCAGCGACCGTTTATCAGGATATGGGATTTTGGGATTGGGGTGGTTATTGATGCCACTGATGATAAGAAGGTTGCAATCTTCCCGTTTGTTTTTCTGGGGCTGGCTATGGGTGACCGGGACACTTTTGCCTTTTGCCTGGAGCATTCAGTTTGGACCTGCCGGACGGCTGCTATATCTGCCCGGGGTCGGGATGGCGCTGTTGCTGGCAATTCTGTTAGAAAATTTCCGGGAGGCAAAACCGGGTTTGGGGCGAATTTTGCCCGGGCTGGTGTTACTCTGGTGTGCTGCCGGAGTGCCGGTGTTATTTAAGAGAATGAGTTTCTGGCAGGGCGAGATACCGTTGTTTTCCAAAATGGTAGAAGAGATGCCGCTGTATGGGCCCGGCTATTACAACCTCGGCACTGCGCTACTTGCTAAAGGTGACACCAGCGGCGCAATTCGTGCCTTCCGGCAGGCGGTGGCGCTTGATTCCGAAGCGGCTGCACCGGCGCTTAATCTCGCAGCACTGTTGCAAAAACAGGGGCGATTTAACGAGGCTGAGGAGTTGTACTGGCAGATTATCCGTAAAAAAGCTGATTACCCGCCGGCTTATGTAAACCTGGGGTTACTACTTTATCGCCGTGGCCAGATCAAGCAGGCGATTGAAATGTTGAAGATTGCCTGCGGGATGGCGCCAAACGATGCGGTGGCTTTTTACAACCTAGCGCAACTTTATTGGATTGATGGACAACCGGATTCCGCCCGCCAAGCGATTGAAACCGCGTGCCGGTTGATGCCCGACAATCAACGCTTTCAGGAGTTTTGGCGCCAAATAAGCCGGTGAAGTTTTCTTGACTTGGACTGCTTAGGGATTAAAATTATTTTAAGAAGTTAAGTTCCTTGCAGAATAGTATAAATGGTAGTGGTTTTTATTACGGGAATGGAAGAGAAATGATTTCCAGCCGGAAAGCAAAAGCGATTGGACTTTTTTCCGGAAGCCTGGACTCAATTCTGGCAACAAAGTTGATTACCGAGCAAGGTGTTAATGTTGTTGCCCTTCATTTTCAGGTGCCATTTGCGGTGCCGGGTCGATTTCCCGATAGTGAGCAGTTACAATCACTGGCAGAGTTGTTGGGGGTGAGTCTGGTTTCAGTAGAGGTTGGGGCAGAATATCTCGATATCATTCGCGCACCCCAGTTTGGCTATACCCGCTATCTGGCGCCCTGTGTTGACTGTCGGGCATATATGTTGAAAAAGGCAAAGGAGTTGATGGAGGAAATTAAAGCCGACTTTGTCTTTACCGGTGAGGTGCTGGGGCAACAGCCGTTTTCGCAAAACAAAAGGTCGCTAAAACTGCTGGAGAAAAGTACCGGGCTAAATGGCCGACTTTTGCGCCCGCTTTCCGCAAAGATTCTTGACCCAACAATTCCCGAATTGTCCGGTTTAGTACGGCGGGAGCGATTCTTTGATTTTCATGGTCAAAAGCGGCGCCGACAGATAAGACTGGCGCGGGAGTTCGGTATTGTTGATTATCCGATTCCGGGCGGCGGTTGCCTTTTGACCGACAGTAATTTTGCGGCGCGCTGTCGGGATGCGCTGGAACACAATGAGTTGACTTTAGAAGAGGTCAAACTGCTGCGTTACGGCAGGCATTTCCGGTTACCGAGTGGTGCAAAGGTGATTGTGGGCCGCAATGAAAAAGAGAACGAAACACTGGAGCGGCTCGCTGCCGGTCAGGATGTCGTTGTTTGCAAACCGGTTGATGTGATGGGTCCGGTTGCACTGTATCGGGCAAAAAGGAAAACCAAAAAGGAAACCGAGTTGGTCGCCCGAATCTGCGCCCGTTATTCGGACGCCGCCGATGGTCAGACCGTTAAAATAAACTGCGGCGGCCGGGAAATTGCCGTTGCGGTAGTAAAAGATGACGAGGTTGCGAACGGGCGCATTGTCTGGGACCGTGACTGGTCGCGGGAGAAAGAGCCGATGGTTGATAAGGAGAACAAATGAATCAAGAGACAAAGGAGAAAGTTAAAAAGGTGATTGAGGAAAAGGTGCGTCCCAACCTTAGAATGGATGGGGGTGACATTGAGTTGGTTGATGTTACCGATGAGGGGGTAGTTAAAGTCCGTCTTAAAGGTGCCTGTGCGCACTGCCCCTTTTCCAGCATGACCGTTGCCGTAGGGGTGGAACAGACGATAAAGGAAATCGTGCCGGAAGTGGTTCGAATCGAGCCGGTGATTTGAGCTGCGGGGCAGCAGGTAATTTCTAAGGGTAAGGTATTCCTTCGAGAAAATTTTGCCGATAGGCAAGGCTATAAGGGATAAGATAGGCTGCTGTTGAGTAAAAGCCAACCCGACGCGGGCGCCGAATAAACCGGTCGATAAGTGCACTCAGGGCGTAGAAATGGTTTTTTACCCAGGTTGGGTCATCAGGTTTAAGCATTGGCCGATAAGCCAGGGGAACGAGATGTTTTTTACCATCGGGTTCTTCCGTAATGAATCTTACCTCCACAAAATCGAGGTCAATACGGGAGAGCAGGTGGGCGATTTCGTTAAAGTTTTTTTCTTCGATGTTCAGAGTCAGTTTGGCGCCGACGAGAATACGTCGGGATTGCAGAAATTTGACGCGGCGGTAGAGTTGTTTAGCCATTTTTTCTGATGTCAGGGCGGTTTTAAGCCGAACGGTAAGGAAGGTGTCGTTTAAAAAGACGATTTTGGTGCCGGCTTTAGCCAGCAACCGGATGAAATCGGGATAGCGAAACAGGCGCTCTCCGGCATTGACCGACCAATGGCGCCGATAGTTCCAGAGGATTTTAAACAGGTCATAGTAGTACTCGGGGAAGCAAGAGATGTCCTCGTCAAGGAGATGGATATGTTTGCCGGGGAGAGAGAGAATTTCACCGACCACTTCTTCTTTGCGGCGCAATCGGGTATTTTCTCGGTAGTAGAGGTATTCGGGGCAGAGCAGGCGCAGCGGTTCCCAGCAGAAGCAACCACGAACAAACTGGGCGGTTTGGTAAACTGTATTCATAACCGGACGTTTGCCCATACCGTATTTCGGGACGACATAATTGGGTTGATGCGGTGATTCGTACAGCGGTTTCAGCCGGTGCCGGGAGGCGTCATTTCTAATTTCGTCGAACACCAGAGTTATGTCGCCCTTTACGCGGTTGGTCACCCAGGAAGGCGGGTTTTCACCCCAGGCGGTTACTCCGGGACCGAACAAAACCACCGGTTGTTTTGCGCGGGCAAATTCGTCCACGAGCCAGCGGGCAGCTTCTTCCTGCCCGAAGTTGCAACGGGCAAGGACGAGGTCAAAGTCCGCCGTAGCCTGAATTTGTTCAACCCGTTCATCAAGGTAGGTGAACTGGTCTTCGACACATAGAGCGGCAAGGCGGCTTATTTCGATATCAGGACGGAGAAATAACCAGGCACCTTTTGGGGGATAACCGGGGACAAAACGTTGCGCTTCGTCGGCAAGCGCAACCGCAAGGATTTTCACTTTTTGATCAGCCTCAGCAGGTCGTTAAAGATTGTAAATGCGATGAGGAGTCCGATCAGCATCCAGCCGATGTTTGATGCCCAGGTCAGTTCTTTGTCGGTGAGGCGGCGCCGTCGAATACCGCCGATGAGGTCAAGGACGATGCGGCCGCCATCGAGAACGGGTATCGGCAGCATATTGACGACAAACAGATTGATGGAAAGTAGCGCCCAGAGGGCAAGGAAGTATTCGGCACCCCATGATGCTCCTTCGTAGGCAATTTTGGCAACCATAATCGGTCCGCCGATCGCCCGGGTCGAAATTTTGCGGGTAACAACTTTATAGATTATCACAAAGGTCTGAACGGTGATGTACCCGGTTCGGCGCAACGCTTCCCACAGAGCACGGGGCAGGGAGAGGGAGATTCGTGGTAACATTACCCAGACGCCAATCTGGCCAAACTTTTCCTCTGACATCTGGTCTTTTTCGACCGCCGGTGTAATCGAATCGGAAATTATCTTATCCTGCCGTTGATAGGTTATGGGGATGGACTTGCCGCCGTTCTCGCGAACAATTTCGACAAAGTCGTTCCAGCGCCGGACATTTATGCCGGCAACAGAAATTATCCGGTCACCGGGTTTCAAGCCAATTTTTGCCGCCGGGCTGCCCGACCTTACCCGGTCAATGACCGGCGCCATAAATGGTTCAATGTCAAGGGACTCGGGAACCAGATAAGTAAAAATTAGGCGCTCGTTCTGGCGTCGTACCGTCAAAGATACTTCCTTGCCGGTGTGCGCCTGAAGAGTTTGCTCCAGTGCTTCAAAACTGGGAATGGTCTCACCGGCAACATTGACGATTGTGTCCGCGGTCAGGAGTCCAATTGATTCGGCACGGGAATTGGGAACCGGGTCGATTACCGGCGGCAGGTACTTAATGCCGAAGATTAGATACATTGTAACCATCAGGACAAATCCTAAAACGAGATTAAAAAATGGGCCGGCGGCGATAACGGCAATGCGGATGCCGAGCGGTTTTTGGCTGAAGCCGCCTTCTTCGGGATTTTCTTCGCCCGTCATTTTGATGTAACCGCCCAGCGGAATGATGGAAAGTCGATATTCGGTTTCGCCGATTTTCTTTTTGAGGATTACCGGACCGAAACCGACGGAAAACGATTCAACCGGGATATGGGCAAGTTTGGCAACGATGAGATGACCGAACTCATGGAAGGTAATGAGGACACCAATAAATATGATGACCAGGAGGATTGATGTTGCCATTGATTAACAGTTACTCCGTTCAATAAGCGCCCGGGCATAGGCAACTGCCCAATTTTCGGCTTGCCGCAATGCCGCAAGTGTTACTCGGGTATTTTTCTTTGAACGCATATACTTTTTTAAAGTTTTCATAATTATACCGGGAATTGAACCAAAGGCAATTTTATTAGCAAGGAATGCCTTTACGGCGGTTTCGTTAGCGGCGTTGAGGACACAGGTTGCAATAGGTCCGTATGCCAGGGCTTCGTAGGCAAGTTTAAGGCAGGGAAAACGATGGAAATCGGTCGGGAAGAATTGGAGCCGCCTGATTTGTTCAAGACACAGGGGTTTGACCAGTGAGGGTAACCTTTCAGGATATGTGAGGCAATACTGAATCGGCAGTCGCATATCAGGATGAGAGAGTTGGGCAAGGATTGAGCCGTCTTTAAATTCGACAAGTGAGTGAACAATGGACTCGGGGTGAATGACCGTTGTCACCTGCTGTGGTTTGACACCGAAGAGACGCACGGTTTCAATCACTTCCAAACCTTTGTTCATCAGGGTTGCCGAATCGACGGTAATCTTCTTGCCCATCTTCCATACCGGGTGGCGCAGGACAGTTTCCCGGGGAGCATTTCGGGGCGGTCCTTTTTGCCAGAAAGGGCCGCCGGATGCGGTCAGGATAAGTCTTTGAACGGTGTCGGGGTCTCTGCCATTAAGGCATTGATGTAACGCCGCCAGTTCCGAGTCAACAGGTAAAATTTGGGCGCGGTATTTCCGGGCAAGGGAGGTTACTAAATTGCCATAACTGACGAGGATTTCCTTTGTGGCTAAGGCGATGGTCTTGCCGGCTTTGAGAGCGGTGATGACGGCGTCAATACCCGCGGTACCGCTCATCGCCATTACGATAATATCAACCTCATCAGAGCGGGCGAGTTGTGAGAGGGCATCGATTCCGGTCTGGATTTTGAACTTTTTTGCTAATATCGCCCGGGCGGATTCTGCGGCGGCAGGGTCGGTGAGGACAACATATCTGGGATGATAATTTTGTGCCTGGAGGCAAATCTGGCGGACGGCCTGATGGGCGGTGATTGCGACCAGTTTAAGTTTTCCCGGAAGATGGGCGATCACCTCAAGGGTGGCGTTACCAATTGAGCCGGTAGAACCGAAAACGGCGACTCTTTTTGGCGTCATAGCAGTGCCTGACAGAGGAGGAGGTCAGCTTTCGTTGTTACCTTGATGTTCCAGGGTGTGCCGGGAAGCAGTTGGGGTTTGATTTTGAGCTGTTCAACAAGCGCGCAATCATCAGTGGCAGTTAGCTTTTTTGCCCGGGCGTAAGCATAGGCGCGGCGGATGATTTCCAAAGAGAAAAATTGCGGTGTTTGAATGGCAAACAGCCCGGACCGGTCGATGGTGCGAACAATCTGATTTCTATTGTTTACTTTCTTGACGGTGTCAACGATTGGAATGCCAAAGGTGACTGCAGGGTGGCGACGGCAAGCCCAAAATCCCTGAGTTAGCATCTCGGGCTTAAGTAGCGGACGGACACCGTCATGGATTGCCACATAGCCTTTTTCGGGCAGGTTTAACAAACCCTGTTCTACCGAATCCATCCGCTCTTTACCACCGGCAACCACCGCAAGCAGTTTTTGGCTGCGATAACGACGGAGCAGATTGCTAACGGCTTCGATCTTTGATTTGTTTGTTACGACGACATAACCGGTTACCTCGGAACAGATTTCAAAGGGGCGAACAGCGTAGAGCAGCAGGGGTTTGTTTTTTACGAGCGCAAACTGTTTTTGCCCGCCGAATCGTTTTCCCTGACCGGCGGCAACAATGATACCGTAATTGAATTGGTTTTTAACCATTGTTAATGTGCTGGTTTAGTGACGGTGGGACATCAGTTGATGGTGCCGATTAGAAGTAATCAATCTTCATCGCCTTACGCACCAGTGCCATTGTCTTTTCCCCTTCCTCGCGGGCACGCTGGGTACCTTTTAGCAGGATATCCCAAACGGTATCGGTATGTTTTTCCAATTCGAGCCGGCGCTGCCGGATGGGTTCGAGGAACTGATTGAGAACCTCGACAAGGTGTTTTTTGCAGGGGACACAGCCGATTTTGCCCTGACGGCAGCGTTCTTCAATGTCGGCTGCTTCTTGTTTGTTAAAGGTACTGTGATAGGCAAATACGACGCACACCTCGGGATGGCCTTTGTCCTGCGGGTGAATGCGTGCCGGGTCGGTCACCGCCCGATTGACTTTTCGAGTAATTTCTTCTGGCGGGTCAGAAAGGTAAATCGCGTTTCCCATACTTTTTGACATTTTGGTGTTACCGTCGAGCCCGACCAGACGGGGGTTCAATATCGGCTCGGGTTCAACGAGCACCGTATCGTAAATTGAGTTGAACTTGCGGACGATTTTTCTGGTCAGTTCGATGTGGGGTGCTTGGTCTTCGCCGACGGGAACCAGATGGGCGCGACAGAAGGTGATGTCTGCCGCCTGACTCACCGGATAGCCAAGGAATCCGTAAGGCATTGACTCTTCAAAATGGTACTGAGCGGCTTCAGTTTTGATTGTCGGATTGTGGAAAAGTTGCTGCACGGTGACGAGATTGGCATAGATGATTGTCAGTTCGGCAATTGCCGGGACCATCGATTGGATGAAAAGCGTTGCTCTGTTCGGGTCAACGCCGCAGGCGATATTGTCCATTGCGACATTTAGTACATCCTGGCGTAATTTTTCCGGATGGTCAAAGTTGGTGGTCAGTGCCTGGACATCGGCGATGATGATGAATGTTTCATACTCATCCTGAAGCCGGACACGGTGAGCAACCGAACCGATGTAATGACCAAGATGAAGCGGACCGGTAGGCCGGTCACCGGTGAGAATCCGTTTCTTTTCCATTGTTCCGATTATACGGGATTAGATTTCCTGGTCAAGCAAACGGTCGGGGCTTCCTCTCCTTGACATTGAACGAGAAACCGCTATAAGATGTATCATTGGTTGGTAAACGAACCCTGTACACCCAACGATGGGTGGGTGCGATTGTTCTCGGAGCGTTGCTTTTGCGGTTGGTGGTTGCCGGAATTTACCGGAATCGTCTTTCCCCGGGCGAAATTGTAAAACAGCCGGCTTCAGAATCAGAGTATCTGCGCCGGGCTTATATTGAAATCGGTGACTCCCAGCAGTATTTGGAACTGGCGAAAAATCTCCGTCAGAAACTTTTTTTCTCTTGGGATGGTAAAACGCCGGTGACTTTTCGGACCCCGGGTTATCCGATTTTTCTTGCCTTGATTGATAACAATCCAGTTTTACTATTTGTGCTGCAGGCGCTATTTGGTGCCCTGACCGTTTTTTTTATTTTTTTAATCGGTGCGGCATGGTTTGGCAGGCGAGCCGGTATCGTAGCGGCGGTTTTAATGGCATTGGACCTGCCGGCGATTGCCCATACGGGAATGGTGATGAGCGAAACGCTGTTCGTTTTTCTGCTAACTGTTGCCTGCTGGCTGTTTACCGTCGCCTGGCGAAAGCCGGCGCCAGTTTGGGGCGGCTTAAGCGGTGCCGTGCTAGGAATTGCGGCACTTACCCGGCCGATAGCGCTTTTTGCCTGGGTGCCTTTTCTCGTGGTACTGGCATTAAGAGGTCGCTGGAAACATGGGCTGCTTTTCTTTTTGGGGTTTGTCGTAATGTGTGGAGGCTGGGTGGTCAGGAACTACCGTCATTACCAGCGGCTAGGGTTCAGCTCTATCGGTGGTTACAATTTGCTTTTCTACAATGCCGCGGCACTGGTTGCCGACCGCGCCCAAATACCATTTCAGGAAGCGCGCGAAAAACTGGAGCGGGATTACGCACAAAATCTGACAACTGATAATCCACTGGAGTTAGCAGGACAACTCGGGAGAGTGGCAACCCGTCTTATAAGTTCTGACCCACTGCGTTACGCGAAAGTTTATTTGAGAGGACTGTTGCAAATCATCGTCGGTGTTAAATCGGATGAGATTGTTTTCCGGGTCAGGGGAAGTGACCTTCGGCTCGCGAATTTTAAGGATATTCTAAGGGCGCATAGCCTGCCGCTGATGACAAGATTGGTTGCGGTGCTGCTGGCGATAATTGAGTTGTTAATGACTTTTGGTGCAGTTCTCGGGGCAACGGTGGGATTGATTAAACGGCGGGATTTGCCGGTGTTGTTTTGGGCGCTGCTTGGCTGGTACTTTCTTCTTGCGGCAGCACCCTTGCCCGATGGCCGCTTTAAAATTCCCGCCCTGCCGTTTTTTTATCTGACCTGCGGTGGGTTGATTTTCCCGGGCAGGACAACGGAAAACGAACCGGGATGAGAGGTAGGTAGTGAAGAGAAGGCCATCGGTTTCACTGATTTTTATAAACTACAATTCAACCGATTTTTTGGAAAGGGCGTTGTTGAGTCTTGAACAAGCCGAGCCGGAACTGGACAAGGAGATAATAGTTGTTGATAATTGCTCTTATGATAGAGAGTCGGTCAAGCGTTTATGCGGGCGGTTTTTTTGTCGACTGGTGCTTTTGAATAAAAACCGTGGTTACGGCGCCGCCGCAAATCGAGGTTTTTTACACGCCCGGGGTGATTTTATTACCGTTGTCAATCCCGATGTTGAGTTTACACCGCAGGCGCTAAGTCGACTGGTCGCATTTATGAACGAGAACGACGATGTCGGAGTGGTAGCGCCCCAGCTTTTATATCCTGATCGAACACCGCAACCCTCTTCCCGGCGTCTGCCCAAATTGCGCTACATACTCGCGGGCCGGCGTTCCCCTCTGGTGCGGTTGTTTCCACGGTATGCGCCGGCACAGGAATTTCTTTACACCGATGTCTGGCAACAAACAGCGCCGGTTGAGGTTGAAGCGGTTATCGGGACATTGATGGTTTTTCGGCGCACCGCCTTTGTTTCCGTTGGTGGGTTTGATGAAAATTATTTTATGTTTGCCGAGGACCTTGATATCTGTCAGCGACTTCGCGAACAGGGCTGGAAGGTTTACCTGGAGCCCGGGGTAAAAATCGTCCATTACTATGGTGGGGTGCGGCGCCGCTGGCGACGATTTACTGAGTTTCACCGAATTAAAGCCCTCTACCGTTTTTTCATAAGAGGAAAAAGCCGAATGATAAAAATTTTTTATGCGGTGGCTTTTGCGGGCTACTTTTTTATTATTGAGGGTGGGGGATTGGTGGGGTTGGGTGAGTATGAATACTCCTGGCGTTTACGGGCTAAGAGATGAGAAGGATTAAAGGGGCGCTTTCCGTTTTAATACTGGTTGTTGGTGATTTAGTTGCGGTGTTCGTGAGTTTCGTTTTAGGCTATTTGTTCCGGGCTTTGCTTTCGGGAAACGGGCTTTCGGGTGGGGTGGCACCAGAGGCGCTTTTCAGCCGGGTCTATTTTTTGTTACTCTACCCGTTTGTTTTTGTCTACGAAGGGCTTTACACCAAGCGGTTACAGGTCTGGGAAGAGCGGAGACGCTGTCTGCGGGGCGTGATCGTGGCGAGCGCATTACTGACCATTGTTTTGTTTATGGTCCGGCTCTGGATTGTTTCCCGATTTGTTGTGCTGCTGGCGATGGTACTTGGTATCGTGCTCGTTCCGCTCGTCCGGACGGTGCTGAAACGACTTTTAGTACGGGTTGGATTTTTTAACCAACCGTTAATAATAGTCGGGGACCCGCATGCTGAGGAGATGTTCAATCGAGAGTTGCAGGTTCATCAGACACTGGGTTATTCGGTTGTGCAGCGCCTTGGCCGAAAAGACGAGAACGAGACGGTGGAGATGCTCTTGGCGCGAGCCGATATCCCAGATGGCGCTTTGATGGTGGTTATGAGCCAGTCTTTCTCTCCTGAGGAATTGAAGAAGATTTTCCGTTACGCCGAGGAGCATTGTGCGGAGTTGATGGTCGTGCCTGATGCCAGTTTACTGGCGACATCTGCTGCGGAACTGGAACAGGTCGGGAGCCTTTTGGTGTTGAAGTACCACTACAATTTGCTGCGGCCATTGAACATCTGGACGAAACAGATATTTGAATTTGTCTTCGGGTTGATATTGATGATTTTATTTTTGCCCCTTTTTTTGATTTTATCGCTTTTGGTCAAAATTTCTTCACCCGGACCGGTACTTTTCCGTCAGAAACGGATTGGCAAGGCCGGCAGAACTTTCACCTGTTTCAAGTTTCGCACGATGTATCAGGATGCCGAGAACAGACTCAAGGAGTTGTTGGAGAAAAATCCAATAAAGAGGGCAGAATGGGAGCGGTTTCGTAAAATCGTTGACGACCCGCGCATCACACCGGTCGGTAAATTCCTGCGCCGTTTCAGTCTTGATGAACTGCCGCAACTAATTAATGTGCTAAAAGGCGAAATGGCGATTGTTGGTCCGCGTCCTTACCTTCCGGAAGAGGTGCATCGGGTTGGTGACTACATCAAGACCATTGTTCGGGTTCGGCCGGGTTTGACCGGTTTATGGCAGGTATCAGGCCGGTCTGAACTGCCAATGCGTGACCGGGTTTTGCTTGATGAGTTTTATATCCGGAACTGGTCGCTCTGGCTCGA is drawn from candidate division WOR-3 bacterium and contains these coding sequences:
- a CDS encoding tetratricopeptide repeat protein; the encoded protein is MKWPRRDWWYLIVPALLALFVYLPTLRYQFVWDDVNLIVYSKGGVLSSFGHSFWHDSKTHLGQDPYYRPWVNFTLGLERRLFGLKPGLFHLSNVLLHGAVTFLIALLLFQLCRTAVIAGVAGSLFGLHPLFVDNVAYISGRTDLWATLGVVVAALGALGYLRKGERKGLLFAAAGFTLGIFSKESAVFFIVVGLVILLSVRGAKRRWGLLITLGTVLVLYLGARFWVLKNFLGVSPVANWNSIALLSLNSFGRQLTFFLFPFRTPLFWGQFTPSDRLSGYGILGLGWLLMPLMIRRLQSSRLFFWGWLWVTGTLLPFAWSIQFGPAGRLLYLPGVGMALLLAILLENFREAKPGLGRILPGLVLLWCAAGVPVLFKRMSFWQGEIPLFSKMVEEMPLYGPGYYNLGTALLAKGDTSGAIRAFRQAVALDSEAAAPALNLAALLQKQGRFNEAEELYWQIIRKKADYPPAYVNLGLLLYRRGQIKQAIEMLKIACGMAPNDAVAFYNLAQLYWIDGQPDSARQAIETACRLMPDNQRFQEFWRQISR
- a CDS encoding tRNA 4-thiouridine(8) synthase ThiI; the protein is MISSRKAKAIGLFSGSLDSILATKLITEQGVNVVALHFQVPFAVPGRFPDSEQLQSLAELLGVSLVSVEVGAEYLDIIRAPQFGYTRYLAPCVDCRAYMLKKAKELMEEIKADFVFTGEVLGQQPFSQNKRSLKLLEKSTGLNGRLLRPLSAKILDPTIPELSGLVRRERFFDFHGQKRRRQIRLAREFGIVDYPIPGGGCLLTDSNFAARCRDALEHNELTLEEVKLLRYGRHFRLPSGAKVIVGRNEKENETLERLAAGQDVVVCKPVDVMGPVALYRAKRKTKKETELVARICARYSDAADGQTVKINCGGREIAVAVVKDDEVANGRIVWDRDWSREKEPMVDKENK
- a CDS encoding NifU family protein is translated as MNQETKEKVKKVIEEKVRPNLRMDGGDIELVDVTDEGVVKVRLKGACAHCPFSSMTVAVGVEQTIKEIVPEVVRIEPVI
- the rseP gene encoding RIP metalloprotease RseP, whose protein sequence is MATSILLVIIFIGVLITFHEFGHLIVAKLAHIPVESFSVGFGPVILKKKIGETEYRLSIIPLGGYIKMTGEENPEEGGFSQKPLGIRIAVIAAGPFFNLVLGFVLMVTMYLIFGIKYLPPVIDPVPNSRAESIGLLTADTIVNVAGETIPSFEALEQTLQAHTGKEVSLTVRRQNERLIFTYLVPESLDIEPFMAPVIDRVRSGSPAAKIGLKPGDRIISVAGINVRRWNDFVEIVRENGGKSIPITYQRQDKIISDSITPAVEKDQMSEEKFGQIGVWVMLPRISLSLPRALWEALRRTGYITVQTFVIIYKVVTRKISTRAIGGPIMVAKIAYEGASWGAEYFLALWALLSINLFVVNMLPIPVLDGGRIVLDLIGGIRRRRLTDKELTWASNIGWMLIGLLIAFTIFNDLLRLIKK
- the dxr gene encoding 1-deoxy-D-xylulose-5-phosphate reductoisomerase, translating into MTPKRVAVFGSTGSIGNATLEVIAHLPGKLKLVAITAHQAVRQICLQAQNYHPRYVVLTDPAAAESARAILAKKFKIQTGIDALSQLARSDEVDIIVMAMSGTAGIDAVITALKAGKTIALATKEILVSYGNLVTSLARKYRAQILPVDSELAALHQCLNGRDPDTVQRLILTASGGPFWQKGPPRNAPRETVLRHPVWKMGKKITVDSATLMNKGLEVIETVRLFGVKPQQVTTVIHPESIVHSLVEFKDGSILAQLSHPDMRLPIQYCLTYPERLPSLVKPLCLEQIRRLQFFPTDFHRFPCLKLAYEALAYGPIATCVLNAANETAVKAFLANKIAFGSIPGIIMKTLKKYMRSKKNTRVTLAALRQAENWAVAYARALIERSNC
- the ispD gene encoding 2-C-methyl-D-erythritol 4-phosphate cytidylyltransferase; amino-acid sequence: MVKNQFNYGIIVAAGQGKRFGGQKQFALVKNKPLLLYAVRPFEICSEVTGYVVVTNKSKIEAVSNLLRRYRSQKLLAVVAGGKERMDSVEQGLLNLPEKGYVAIHDGVRPLLKPEMLTQGFWACRRHPAVTFGIPIVDTVKKVNNRNQIVRTIDRSGLFAIQTPQFFSLEIIRRAYAYARAKKLTATDDCALVEQLKIKPQLLPGTPWNIKVTTKADLLLCQALL
- the trpS gene encoding tryptophan--tRNA ligase, yielding MEKKRILTGDRPTGPLHLGHYIGSVAHRVRLQDEYETFIIIADVQALTTNFDHPEKLRQDVLNVAMDNIACGVDPNRATLFIQSMVPAIAELTIIYANLVTVQQLFHNPTIKTEAAQYHFEESMPYGFLGYPVSQAADITFCRAHLVPVGEDQAPHIELTRKIVRKFNSIYDTVLVEPEPILNPRLVGLDGNTKMSKSMGNAIYLSDPPEEITRKVNRAVTDPARIHPQDKGHPEVCVVFAYHSTFNKQEAADIEERCRQGKIGCVPCKKHLVEVLNQFLEPIRQRRLELEKHTDTVWDILLKGTQRAREEGEKTMALVRKAMKIDYF
- a CDS encoding glycosyltransferase family 39 protein, with translation MVGKRTLYTQRWVGAIVLGALLLRLVVAGIYRNRLSPGEIVKQPASESEYLRRAYIEIGDSQQYLELAKNLRQKLFFSWDGKTPVTFRTPGYPIFLALIDNNPVLLFVLQALFGALTVFFIFLIGAAWFGRRAGIVAAVLMALDLPAIAHTGMVMSETLFVFLLTVACWLFTVAWRKPAPVWGGLSGAVLGIAALTRPIALFAWVPFLVVLALRGRWKHGLLFFLGFVVMCGGWVVRNYRHYQRLGFSSIGGYNLLFYNAAALVADRAQIPFQEAREKLERDYAQNLTTDNPLELAGQLGRVATRLISSDPLRYAKVYLRGLLQIIVGVKSDEIVFRVRGSDLRLANFKDILRAHSLPLMTRLVAVLLAIIELLMTFGAVLGATVGLIKRRDLPVLFWALLGWYFLLAAAPLPDGRFKIPALPFFYLTCGGLIFPGRTTENEPG
- a CDS encoding glycosyltransferase family 2 protein → MKRRPSVSLIFINYNSTDFLERALLSLEQAEPELDKEIIVVDNCSYDRESVKRLCGRFFCRLVLLNKNRGYGAAANRGFLHARGDFITVVNPDVEFTPQALSRLVAFMNENDDVGVVAPQLLYPDRTPQPSSRRLPKLRYILAGRRSPLVRLFPRYAPAQEFLYTDVWQQTAPVEVEAVIGTLMVFRRTAFVSVGGFDENYFMFAEDLDICQRLREQGWKVYLEPGVKIVHYYGGVRRRWRRFTEFHRIKALYRFFIRGKSRMIKIFYAVAFAGYFFIIEGGGLVGLGEYEYSWRLRAKR
- the wbaP gene encoding undecaprenyl-phosphate galactose phosphotransferase WbaP → MRRIKGALSVLILVVGDLVAVFVSFVLGYLFRALLSGNGLSGGVAPEALFSRVYFLLLYPFVFVYEGLYTKRLQVWEERRRCLRGVIVASALLTIVLFMVRLWIVSRFVVLLAMVLGIVLVPLVRTVLKRLLVRVGFFNQPLIIVGDPHAEEMFNRELQVHQTLGYSVVQRLGRKDENETVEMLLARADIPDGALMVVMSQSFSPEELKKIFRYAEEHCAELMVVPDASLLATSAAELEQVGSLLVLKYHYNLLRPLNIWTKQIFEFVFGLILMILFLPLFLILSLLVKISSPGPVLFRQKRIGKAGRTFTCFKFRTMYQDAENRLKELLEKNPIKRAEWERFRKIVDDPRITPVGKFLRRFSLDELPQLINVLKGEMAIVGPRPYLPEEVHRVGDYIKTIVRVRPGLTGLWQVSGRSELPMRDRVLLDEFYIRNWSLWLDFSIVIRTIKAVLTGRGAY